The following are from one region of the Streptomyces tuirus genome:
- a CDS encoding YbhB/YbcL family Raf kinase inhibitor-like protein yields MTELKRRPLPHDFHPPVPSFKVTSEDVEEGATLKDAQVHAAGNTSPQLRWEGFPPETKSFAVTCYDPDAPTGSGFWHWVLFDIPASVTELPVGAGSGTFEGLPEGAVHARNDYGGKEFGGAAPPPGDGPHRYVFTVYAVDQEKLGPDSDASPAAVGFNLRFHTIGRAQLIGEYEVPAEG; encoded by the coding sequence GTGACCGAGCTCAAGCGCCGGCCGCTCCCCCACGACTTCCATCCGCCCGTTCCGTCGTTCAAGGTGACGAGCGAGGACGTCGAGGAAGGCGCGACGCTCAAGGACGCTCAAGTCCACGCGGCCGGCAACACCTCGCCGCAGCTGCGGTGGGAGGGCTTCCCGCCCGAGACCAAGAGTTTCGCCGTGACCTGCTACGACCCCGATGCCCCGACGGGCAGCGGCTTCTGGCACTGGGTGCTGTTCGACATTCCGGCGTCGGTGACCGAACTGCCCGTGGGTGCGGGCAGCGGCACGTTCGAGGGCCTGCCGGAAGGCGCGGTCCACGCTCGCAACGACTACGGCGGCAAGGAGTTCGGTGGGGCCGCGCCGCCTCCCGGGGACGGGCCGCACCGGTATGTGTTCACGGTGTACGCCGTGGACCAGGAGAAGCTCGGTCCGGACTCGGACGCGTCTCCTGCGGCCGTGGGCTTCAACCTGCGGTTCCACACGATCGGGCGGGCCCAGCTGATCGGCGAGTACGAGGTGCCCGCCGAAGGCTGA
- a CDS encoding HNH endonuclease: MRDTLVLNASFEPLSTVTLNRAVVLVLQDKAVVEQAHPELRMRGAAVDIPAPRVIRLCQYVRVPFRRQAPWSRRGVLVRDRHRCAYCGRRATTVDHVVPRSQGGQDTWLNTVASCAQDNHRKANRTPEEAGMPLLRRPFEPTPADAMLLTLAQEDFAALPDWLVLDAA; this comes from the coding sequence ATGCGGGACACGCTGGTACTGAACGCGAGCTTCGAGCCGCTGTCGACGGTGACGTTGAATCGAGCCGTCGTTCTGGTGCTTCAGGACAAGGCCGTCGTCGAGCAGGCCCACCCCGAGCTGCGGATGCGGGGAGCCGCGGTCGACATACCGGCGCCCCGGGTGATCAGGCTCTGCCAGTACGTACGGGTGCCGTTCCGAAGACAAGCGCCGTGGTCGAGGCGGGGCGTGCTGGTCAGGGACCGGCACCGGTGCGCGTACTGCGGGAGGCGGGCGACGACCGTGGACCACGTGGTGCCGCGGTCGCAGGGTGGGCAGGACACCTGGCTGAACACGGTGGCCTCGTGCGCGCAGGACAATCACCGCAAGGCGAACCGGACTCCTGAGGAGGCGGGGATGCCGCTGCTGCGGCGGCCGTTCGAGCCGACTCCGGCGGATGCGATGTTGCTGACGCTGGCGCAGGAGGACTTCGCGGCGCTGCCGGATTGGCTGGTGCTGGACGCGGCGTGA
- a CDS encoding DNA-3-methyladenine glycosylase codes for MIATPDRTPLSREFFDRPVLDVAPDLLGRILVRSTPDGPIALRLTEVEAYDGADDPGSHAYRGRTARNDVMFGPPGHVYVYFTYGMWFCMNLVCGPEGKASAVLLRAGEIIEGAELARTRRLSARNDKELAKGPARLATALNVDRSLDGTDACTSEDTPLRMLTGTPVPSDQVLNGPRTGVGGDGAVHPWRFWVANDPTVSPYRAHVPRRRRS; via the coding sequence ATGATCGCGACCCCCGACCGTACGCCCCTGTCCAGGGAGTTCTTCGACCGGCCCGTCCTCGATGTCGCCCCCGACCTGCTCGGCCGCATCCTGGTACGCAGCACCCCGGACGGTCCGATCGCCCTCCGCCTCACCGAGGTCGAGGCCTACGACGGCGCCGACGACCCCGGCTCCCACGCCTATCGCGGCCGTACGGCCCGCAACGACGTGATGTTCGGTCCGCCCGGTCATGTGTACGTCTACTTCACCTATGGCATGTGGTTCTGCATGAACCTGGTCTGCGGCCCGGAGGGAAAGGCGAGCGCGGTCCTGCTCCGGGCCGGAGAGATCATCGAGGGCGCCGAGCTGGCCCGGACCCGTCGACTCTCGGCCCGCAATGACAAGGAACTGGCCAAAGGCCCGGCCCGGCTGGCCACGGCCCTGAACGTGGACCGCTCCCTGGACGGCACGGACGCGTGCACCTCCGAGGACACCCCGCTCCGCATGCTGACGGGCACTCCCGTGCCGTCCGACCAGGTACTCAACGGCCCCCGCACCGGTGTGGGGGGCGACGGGGCCGTGCACCCCTGGCGCTTCTGGGTCGCCAATGATCCGACGGTGAGCCCCTACCGAGCCCATGTCCCGAGGCGCCGCCGAAGTTGA
- a CDS encoding sporulation protein, with product MAFKKLLASLGAGGASVETVLHEVNVVPGGVVQGEVRIQGGSVNQQIEGLSVGLQAKVEVESGDQEYKQDIEFTKSRLGGAFELQANAVHAVQFGLEIPWETPITMIDGQPLRGMNIGVSTELEIARAVDSGDLDPVNVHPLPAQKAILDAFIQLGFRFKNADMERGVIRGTRQRLPFYQEIEFHPPQQYRGLNQVELSFVADQNAMDVVLEMDKKPGLFSEGSDTFRSFQVGLNDYQGTDWTAYLNQWLSEVGSKRNWF from the coding sequence ATGGCGTTCAAGAAGCTGCTCGCGAGCCTGGGGGCCGGCGGGGCTTCGGTCGAGACGGTGCTGCACGAGGTCAACGTCGTCCCGGGCGGTGTCGTCCAGGGTGAGGTGCGTATCCAGGGCGGGTCCGTCAACCAGCAGATCGAGGGGCTCTCGGTCGGGCTGCAGGCCAAGGTCGAGGTGGAGAGCGGCGACCAGGAGTACAAGCAGGACATCGAGTTCACGAAGTCGCGGCTGGGCGGGGCGTTCGAGCTGCAGGCGAACGCGGTGCACGCGGTGCAGTTCGGGCTGGAGATCCCGTGGGAGACGCCGATCACGATGATCGACGGTCAGCCCCTGCGCGGCATGAACATCGGGGTGTCGACCGAGCTCGAGATCGCGCGTGCGGTGGACTCCGGTGACCTGGACCCGGTCAACGTGCACCCGCTGCCGGCGCAGAAGGCGATCCTCGACGCCTTCATCCAGCTGGGCTTCCGGTTCAAGAACGCGGACATGGAGCGCGGTGTGATCCGGGGCACGCGCCAGCGGCTGCCGTTCTACCAGGAGATCGAGTTCCACCCGCCGCAGCAGTACCGCGGGCTGAACCAGGTCGAGCTGAGCTTCGTCGCCGACCAGAACGCCATGGACGTAGTACTCGAGATGGACAAGAAGCCGGGGCTGTTCAGCGAGGGCAGCGACACCTTCCGCTCCTTCCAGGTCGGTCTGAACGACTACCAGGGGACGGACTGGACCGCGTACCTCAACCAGTGGCTGTCGGAGGTCGGCAGCAAGCGCAACTGGTTCTAG